DNA sequence from the Pseudophryne corroboree isolate aPseCor3 chromosome 6, aPseCor3.hap2, whole genome shotgun sequence genome:
tctcaaaaatccaaagactaaatatagtattaatggcactatactggaaactactgaggaggaaagggatctaggagtcactatttcaggtgacttaaatgcagctaagcaatgtaacaaagcaatgaggaaggcaagtcagatgcttggctgcattggcaatcagcagcagaaagaaagaagtaataacgccactgtataggtcattggtacggcctcatctagaatactgtgttcaattctggaggccatatcttcaaaaatatattaatacatatactaagaagggcaactaaaatggtgcatggcctacatcacaaaacatacacagaaagactaaaggggggtactcacggagcgatcgctgcttaaaatctaagcaatctgactagattgcttagattttaagcatgatcgctccgtgtgtaccccccacagcgatagcgatgcacagcctcgtgcatcgctatcgctggtgctagattggcctgcatgcagcggGTGAATTGAGcggccccccccatctccccccacacgcccagcacacatcgcgctgtgctgagcagcgggagagatgtgtgctgagcggttcgctcagcacacatctctcccacatcggcccgtgagtactgggctttagaaatctcaatatgtatagttttgagcagagaagggaaaggggggacatgatagaaactttcaaatatatcaagggttttaacaaagtccaggagggaaacattctccaaacgaagagaagcaacaggacacgaggacatacactgagacttgagtgggggaggttcaggggagatttgaggaaaaattacttcacagaaagggtagtggacaagtggaacagcctcccatcagaggtggtaaaggcaaAGAAAGTAGAGCAATttcaacatgcatgggatagacataaggatatccgtacaaagaaataaggatcaaataaggtttgagataagaaatatggttaaaaaaaagggggcagactagatgggccaagtggttcttatctgccgtcaaattctatgattcTATGATTTTATGATCTCTGCTAAACTTCATTCATGGGAACTTTTGCCATAGCTTCACTCAACCTCAGTcactgggatcagtacgtaatcccgctggacgggatcccagcggtcgaaataccgacgccggaatcccgaccacacaatctcgacaggggtggcgagcggaacgcagccccttgcgggctcgcttcgctcgccacgctgcgggcacactattatattctccctctatgggtgtcgtggacacccacggagggagaatatgtcgggattgtggcggtcgggattccggcatcggtatttcgactgccgggatcccgtccggcgggatgttgaccgcatccccagtCACTGGCTGGCCATTACTATACTCACTACATTAGTGAACATTGATGTGTACTGTCCACAtactgtctttaaaaaaaaaaaatatgtctgcTGATTATTTTCTTTTAGCCTTGAGACCACTGAATCTGTTCATCATTACAGTGTCATGTTCACTTGGGGTTCACAAGGGAAGGCTTGCAACTGTTGGTTATCACTGCTTTACAGTCTGTGGTATGTACTACACTTGGTACTGAATCGACTGACAAGTGCCaacagagcattgcagtgacaCAGATAAAATGGTAACACTGTAAGATACTCGGTAGCCATTATACAGGCACTGAGGTATGTGTGTTTTCTCAGGCAAGCAGGGGGAGTGAATGGGGAAACCATTACATTACATGGTACTTTATTTGGGTTTGTCATGTAAATAACTTACTGTATTTGGTTTGATTCTACAGGAGGTGTTTTCTAGTCAATGAATCTTGTCTGGATCGTGCCTCATCTGGGAATTGATCCAATTTCTACAACTCTATACAAATGCCAGACGCATACAGCCAAATCGCTCATGCCTAGCCTCAAATCATCAATCTCTGACACCAGTTAATTAACAAGTCACCACCAGTGATGCATAGGAGACCCATATGTCAGACTAATACATACTGCATCCCACATTCTCCCTGTAGATTTATAAAGCTGTATCTCTTCTACACAATGACTGTACGTTCTGAAACAGAAAAAAATGTCATGCATTAGGACACTAATATCCTGCAACATAGATCCAAGTAGGAACTGTAGCCCTCTGCTATATCTTAGTTGTAAAGCAACTGTTTTGGATATAATTAAATTCCCTTTAAATTTACATTTGTACAGTAtgtaaagcatatatatatatataccctacattatcactgtatactgtatgtattatagtGTTGTACTCAAATATGTTCCTAACATTGCCAGGTGGACTTTTGCTTCTCTACAGCACTGTAAGGTACAATTTCCTCATTGACAAAGAAGGATATGCTGATGCGACTGTAGATCAAAGACATGCAATATGACCCTACACTGAGCTCATGCAGTCAATGCAGCACAGAGCAGAAATCAGCGGTACATACAGGTCCGCATGCAGCGAGATGAGAAGCTAGAGGTGACTGGGGTGGGGGTGTCGGCTTCCTATGACAAGCACAGAGCACGGTGCACACAAGGAGGGGCGCTGGATGCGCTGCCAGCCGCCTGCTCCCGTTTTGCACCAGAACACAGGATATTGCTATGCGGCTCTAGCACCTGGCAGCCTGCGGCCGGCAACATGGGCAGGAACCAGGGTGCCTGGAGGCGGCAGGTGGTCAGAGCCCGAGTGAAGGCTCCATCAGTGGGCACCTCCTCGCAGCCCTTGCCTGTCTGGATGAGGCTGTATTTCTATGGCATGCACGGCCTGACCCTGGATGTGCTGAGCTCCTGCGCCCGGCGCTTCCCTCACAGCCAGGACTACAGCCTTGTGGGCTTCTCCTCCCCATCCCGATGCCTGCTGCACGCCGCCGCCCACCTCGCCCTGGAGAGGATCTACCTGCAAAGGAAGAGCTTCCCCGACAACCACCTGGCTTTCCACTTCGTCTTCTACCCCTCCGTCTTCGTGGGCCTGCAGATCCTGCTGCGGAGGACGCTGCTGCAGTGCTGCCCCCAGGAGCGGGTGCTGAGTGCGGCAGAGCTGGCGCTGCAGTACGGGCTGGCCGTCTACTACTCGCAAGTGTTTCTCCGGAGCTTCCTGAGGCTGCAGTACCAGAGCTGGGAGGGGTTGGGAGCTGCCTGGGCTAGTGCCGGCCgccggctgccgctgctgctgcgcttTCTTTTCTTCGGCATGCACGGTTTCCTGGACGAGGTCTTCTTCACGTCCGCCTTCAATGCGCTGGAGAAGCCGGGCAGCCCGCTGAACGGACACACGTCGCTGTGGTCCTTCTTCATGTACGGCAGCTGCAGCCTGGTGGTGGAGAGGCTGTACTTGTACTTGTGCTACAGCCGGGGATGGGGCGTCTGGCAGCGGCTGCCTGTCTACATTCTCTTCGTCTACACCTGGGAGTTCTGCTGGGGCTTAGGGCTCCGCACCTACAACGCTTGCTCCTGGGACTATTCCCACTATCCTCTGAATTTCATGGGGCTGGTGACCCTGATGTACTTACCAGGCTGGGTGTTTCTCAGCTTCTACCAGGATCTGCTGTCCAAGGTGCTGTTGCGGGTGCGCTATGTGTAAGGCGTGTGTGACAGATCCACACAGGGGAGATGTATCATAACTtttagagggataaagtggagaaattgcccatagcaacccatcagctTCTAGTTATCATGTATCTGGGCACGGGTACCGGCAGAACGTTTCATCATGAATACCAGCAGTGACTGCGGCACAGGACACTACTCTGTAGGAAGCCTCGCCACCATTTTTGCTGCCAAGGTTGTAGCAGAACAGGATCTTTTGATCTGTGCTGTATTCAGCGAGTCCTTTTATTCCCAGCATAACTAAGGTTGATACTGTAAATGAACAGTAAGTAGCACACCAATACCTGGCACCTTGTATTGGACGGACCAATATGGTTTACAATTTACCAGCTTGTGATCCACCGATTCATATTTTCCTACATTATAAATCACCCAAATACtttttaacacatatatattttcttTATACGTTAAAAGTGGGCCAATGAAACAATTTGTTTTAATCTTTGTGTATTAAATGAATgtattttggggtctattcatgtacaaaAATGAAaagtgaattgttacttatcactatactttGCATGAGTTTGATGCGATATATAGATTTGATACGtaacaattcatgtatacttacccgaCCGGCAATGCGGTCCCCTCTGCGCATACACTGGTGGCTGAGGTCCCAGGAGGCTGGAGGGGCTGCTGGGTGTTCAGTGGGCAGAGCTAGTGCCAAGTgccaggcagagagcagggaagcattgagttcCCCTGCTGTCTTGCACTGCAGTTCAGATTGCAACATCCTGAGATGGCAAATCTGAACTCCTTGGAGAAGCAGAAAGCTGAGGTTTCTGTCCTTTcaggaatcgcactcaccatattacagtatggtgatgcaattcaggcACACGGGGGTGTCGACGGGAAAGTCAGTAACTTTTCCATGGTAGCCCACTTTGTGAATAacccaaagcagagaaaagccctgtgttCCACAAAACAGGGATTATCTCTGTTTTATGAACAGACCCCTA
Encoded proteins:
- the TMEM229A gene encoding transmembrane protein 229A encodes the protein MQRDEKLEVTGVGVSASYDKHRARCTQGGALDALPAACSRFAPEHRILLCGSSTWQPAAGNMGRNQGAWRRQVVRARVKAPSVGTSSQPLPVWMRLYFYGMHGLTLDVLSSCARRFPHSQDYSLVGFSSPSRCLLHAAAHLALERIYLQRKSFPDNHLAFHFVFYPSVFVGLQILLRRTLLQCCPQERVLSAAELALQYGLAVYYSQVFLRSFLRLQYQSWEGLGAAWASAGRRLPLLLRFLFFGMHGFLDEVFFTSAFNALEKPGSPLNGHTSLWSFFMYGSCSLVVERLYLYLCYSRGWGVWQRLPVYILFVYTWEFCWGLGLRTYNACSWDYSHYPLNFMGLVTLMYLPGWVFLSFYQDLLSKVLLRVRYV